Below is a genomic region from Methanobacterium sp..
ACAATCAATTAATAATGTAACAATTGCTTTGAGCAGTATTGCAGCGGTTCTGGGAAATGTTGTTTATGAAGGAAGCGCTATTGCAAGTGCCGAATTTTTAGGACCGATAATATTAATAATAGCGCCGCTTGCATTCCTAGATGCTATCCAACCGTATGCAATACAGGAGGCAGAGCAAAACGGAGACTTTAACCTGGCAGATTATCTAAAAAATAATAATTTAATGGATCAAGTATGGGATATATTAACCAGCCATGGACCACCACAAGGAGTTTGGGATGAATCATATGGTTACAGTAATCCCAACGTGCAGAGGAATTTAGAAGATATAAAGAATTTGAAGGAAGGTGCACTATCAATATGGAATGAAATATCTGGATTTGCAATAAGTCATCCAGATCAGCTCTTTGATAAAAGGCACAATCCCATGAGTGAGAGTTATTGGGAAAATTACTTCCGAGAACAAAATATTAAATCAATGCGAAATGCAGAACAACAGATCACAGAATCCATACTGAATGTTGTAGGCGGTGACAAGTATGATGAGGTAGGTCAAGTTATAGATGCACTTGCGAGAGATGCTGGTAAAAGAATTGCAAGCGGAGTATCCAAGTATCAAGTTGGCAATATTGCAAGTGGTACATTGGATGTTGCAGTAGCACTGGTGGAGATTCATTGGGCGCTTCTGCTTAAGATAGCTTACCCCTGAAGATAGAGAGGAGGATCATGACCAGATAGATGTATTAACCTATTGACAATACATTAATTTATATCTCAATATTGGGGAGGGAGGGTATATCATAGTAATATGCCATTTTTTTAGGAGGTGTTATAATAGGCCTATTCAACAAATCTAAGAAGAATGTACAGATTAAAAAAGCTTATGAACTATTTAATCAGGGTAAATATCAAGAAGCGTTAGATTGTTATGATAATATTTTAGAAAAAGACCCAGAGTATCCTGAAGCATGGTTTCAAAAAAGTTTCGTTTTGGGAGAACTTGGAAAACATAAAGAATCTTTAGAAGCTAATGATAAGCTTTTAGAACTGGTTCCCAACTTTTTTGGTGCAGAAGTTCAGAAGTGCCACATTTTACTTAATCTTGGTAGGTATCATGATGCGTTGGAATGTTCAAAGAAGACTATGAAAAGTTTTGATAGGCTTTTAAAAGAAGATTCAGAATTTACTGGTGCATTTGATAAAGTTCGAGAAAAAGATCCAAAACGCGCTGGTGTATTGGATAATATTCTTAAAAAAGATTCAAAAATTAATGATATGGTGAGTAACAGAGGAAAAATCCCTGGAAGACTTGAAATATATCATGAAATGATAGAATTATATGATATGATTTTAGAACATGAACCAAAAGATGTAGATGCATGGTATATTAAAGGTTTAATTCTTGAAAAACTTGGAAAATATGAAGAAGCTTTAAAAGCTTATGATAATGCTTTAGAAATGGATCCAAAACATGTAAAAACATGGCAGGGCAAAGGTTATGTATTGATAGAACTTGGTAAATATCAGGATGCATTAGATTGTTATAATATGGTTTTAGAATCAGATTTCCAAAATGTTAATGCATGGTATCGTAAGGGCTTTATTTTAGGAGAACTTGGTAAATATCAAGAAGCAATTGAATGCTATGATAATGCGTTAGGAATAGATCCAAATTATGTTATTGCATGGTTTAATAAGGGATACACACTAAAAAAACTTGGGAAACATCAAGACGCTATAAAATCTTATGATAAAACTTTAGAACTGGATCCAAAAGACGATGCGGCATGGTTTTTCAAGGGTGATGCGTTGAAAAATCTTGGGAGATATCAGGAAGCTTTGGAATGTTTTGATAAGGTTCTGAAAATAGATCCGAAGCATGTTGATGCATGGTATAACAAAGGGAATACTCTTGAAGCACTTGCAAGATATTATGATGCTATAAAATCTTATAATATGGCCTTAAAATTAGATCCAACATATTCTAATGTATGGGTTAATAAAGGTATTGTCTTTAAAGATCTTGGAAAATATCATGAGGAAATAAAGTGTTATGATAATGCTTTAGAGGTTGATTCAGGGAATATTTATGCATGGTATAACAAAGGAAATGCATTTGGAAAGCTTCATAAGTATTCTGAAGCAATAGAAAGTTTTGATAAAGTTTTAGAAATAAATTCAAATAATGATGAAGCATGGTATCTTAAAGGTTTTAGTCTTGAAGAGCTTGGAAGACATGAAGAAGCAGTGGAATGTTATGATAAAGCTTTGCAGATAGATCCAAATAAAGCTGAAGCATGGTATCTTAAAGGTTTTAGTCTTGAAGAGATTGGAAGACATGAAGAAGCGTTAGAGAGCTATAATAAAGCTTTAGAAATCGATCCGGATCACGAAAATGCCAAAATAGCGAAAGAAAAGATTTTGTCTTCTGAATCTTAAAGGTGTAATAGCATGACAGAAATGACTGACAATATATTTCTGTAGATCAAAATGAGATTTATTTGTTGATGGACCTATAAAAACAGCATATGAACCGTTTGGAGGTTTGGTGATTAAATATCATAATGTCCTGCAGATGCCGCAGCTTCCAAATTTAATGTTACCTGGACTCGTACCACTCCTATTGCAGTTTCTACATTGGATGATGCTTATAACACGCTTCTTACTGGAGAAATGAGTCACAGGATGGGTATGGATGTAGTTGGGGATCCTGATAATGTGAGGGCGTTCCGTTATGCTTGTTCGTCGTCCTTTTCACCGATTGAGTACTGGGTTATGGCGTCATTATTCCCAAATCCTGACCAGAATGGGACAATAGTCGGTTCAAATCCGTTGGGTAGTGTAACGCTTGGGTTGGGTGACCTGATGCTAAATAGTGGACAGCTGGAGATATTTGAAAGTAATGGTTATATTGTCATTAAGGCTGTTGGTAGCAATGGAAAAATATTGTTAATTGACCCGGAAACTGGTCTTGTTATGGACATTTTAACTGGGAATGAAACCAGCTGCGGAAGTTACTGTTACAAAAACCAGCAGGCAGAATGGGGTAATGATTTAGGTAATATAATACTTAATAATGGACCAGCTATAAATAGGGCCATAGAAACCGGGGAAGCAGTAGCCGCGGACTGGGGTCAAAATGACATGGAAGATACAGTACTTGGACTTGCAAGCAGTGCAGCAATATCTGTTGGAGTGGCAGCGATGATTCTAGGAGGCCCGCCAGGTTGGTTTATTGGTGGTGCGTTAATATTGGCGGGAGTAGCAGGTTCTTATTATGCCTCTGATCTGGATGAAGGATGGAATCCATCTAGATGGATTAACTTTGGTCTGAATGTTGGACCTTCTTTGATACCATTCATTGGAGCTGAAGGTGGTGTTGCTGGTAGGCTTGGTATCAGTTATGTCACAAAAGCTGGGGCTAAAAAGAGTGTTACAACAGTTGCAGGAAATTATGAAGGCTATGTGGTTACAAACATGCCCAACTGGGGCGGCGGTACTTTCACCGGGGGCTATATGAGTACTGTAGAATATATTAAATATGGAACTAACAAAAGAGTAATAAGAACAGCATTTGGAGACACAAGAGAAGAAGCTGCTAAAAATGCTCTAAAATACACTGTACTGCCTAGCCGTGCTTCAGTGATTGTGAACAGTTATAGTCCTGAAATTGATGATTATGGTTCCGTAGCATATAATAACATTGCAGATTACTTTGCAACAACATAAATTATTTTATTTTATTGGAGAGATTAGATGGCAGTTAAAAATTATTTTTCGATATTTTTTACAAATGAACCTTGGAAGTTAGATGGGGAAGAAAGGAAAATTCATATTCTACTTAATGTGGTTTTAGGTATACCTATTTTATATTTACTTTCTTATATTTTCGCTAATCTTATGAAATTACATTATTTGCCCTTCTTTTTTGCCCTCTGTTTTTTTTTAATTGCATGGATTTTTTATGTATATTATTGGGATCAACTGGACAGTAAATATGGATTGAAACCTTTTCAATCACCATTTCCGTATTCTTATCAGGGTTATATAATTCTTTTTACTCTTTCGGCGCCTGCATTTTTCTTTTTAATGTTGGCATTAGGTTTAACATCGGGCAATTTCTGGTTTGGGTTAGGCGGTGCTGTTGCAGTGGTTTATCCTATTTTGGGAATGTTTTTTAGAATTAAAACGTTCAGCGATGATAGTATATTAATTCCTAAAGGTAAAGCAGTTTTACCTGATAATGTGGTTTTACCAGACGGTAAGGAATTTTCTTCTAGTAAAAAGGAAGTTATTGAAACTGTTAAAGGTTTTGGTTTTATGCCTCTCTCTTACTGGATTCTTGCATCGGCTGTGGGTTTATATACTGTTGGTCGCGGGTTTTCAGGAATACAATTGCACTTCATCAGTGGAACGCCGTCTTTAGGGGCTGCTGTTTTCACTATTATTCTGGGTTTATTACTGCAGACCGTGTATTTGTTTCCGGATAAGCTTAATAGGATTGTTCCTATTGAGTTGAGAACTAAGAACGGGTTTTTATTCATGTTTGTGTTTGTTTTGTTTGGTGTTTCACAGTTTTTAATCGATCTTGTCACAGTTCTAACTTCCTAAAAACAAACTTAATAGACAGAAATGAACATGATTGCAAACCACAGGTACTTCACTGATGATATAGCAACTTATATTAAGTATCCGGGGGATGCTGCTAAAAAGATCACAGTTGAAGACCCAGATAGTAATGAGTTAATAGACCTTGATTTCACTGGCAATCCTATTTCTAGAGTTAGTACTATGATTTATGCAAATGGTGGATACTTCCATGTAGATGATCCTGTCAATCCTACTTCTCTTGTTTATAAATATGCGGGTTATGAAGTAGTGATTCCAAACTAAAATACATTATAAACACGGCTTCCCAAAACACAGATCTCCAACGTCTCCAAGACCAGGAACAATATAACCATCTTTGTTGAGTTTTTCATCAACGGAACAGGTGTAAATTTCAACTTCAGGATGGTTTTTAAATATTTTTTCTATTCCATGCTCTGCAGAAATGACATTAAAAATTACAATCTTTTTAGGTGTGCCCTTCTTTTTAATTTCACTTAAAATAGCGTTTAAGGTGTGGCCTGTTGCAAGCATAGGGTCTGCAACTATAATGATCTTATTTTTTAAATCTGGCAGTTTAATATATTCTATTTTTGCATTAAATGGAGGTTCTTCACTTCTCCAGGCGCCGATAACCCCATATTCTGCCTCTTTGAAAACGTGTGATATTCCTTCAACCAGAGGAATTGCAGCCCTTAAAATGCTTACCACCACGATATTTTTCATGGCATCGATTTCAATCCCTTCTGCAGTTCCAAGAGGCGTATCTACAGTTACAGGTTTCTTTTCCAGGGTATTTGCATACTTATATCCCATCAACCTTCCAATTTCAATAATTCCCTCCCTGAAATGGACTCGGTCTATATTTTTGTCCCTTATTCTGGTGAGATTTTTCTGTACAACTGCATGGTCAACTACTTTTAACATGGGATACGCCTGCTTTGAAATTATTCTATTTTTTCTTCTTCATTATCATTTATTATAACCCTTTTACCCTCTGCAGTAGGTATGACCTTCATTTTCCCGCCTTCAAATTCTTTATCCAGCTCTTTTCCTTCAAATAACATGTGTAAAAAGACTGCAAGGGATGATACTTCTGAATGGGGCTGCGAAGTTACAGAAACATTCCAGTCAGCTTCTTTATAGACTTTAGTAGGGACTCTTGAACCCCCAACCACTACAAGCTTGTCCTTTGGCGATTTTCTAATATCACTTACAACTTCATGGACCTGAGACCCGTACATTGTGAGGTGAACTACTTCACCACCGTTGTTTTTCCATTCATCTATGAGGTTTTCATAATTTTTTTTATAATCCACTTTAAATTGACCGCCCCAACGTTTAGAAACATCTCTGACGTTTTCCATGAG
It encodes:
- a CDS encoding tetratricopeptide repeat protein, coding for MKKAYELFNQGKYQEALDCYDNILEKDPEYPEAWFQKSFVLGELGKHKESLEANDKLLELVPNFFGAEVQKCHILLNLGRYHDALECSKKTMKSFDRLLKEDSEFTGAFDKVREKDPKRAGVLDNILKKDSKINDMVSNRGKIPGRLEIYHEMIELYDMILEHEPKDVDAWYIKGLILEKLGKYEEALKAYDNALEMDPKHVKTWQGKGYVLIELGKYQDALDCYNMVLESDFQNVNAWYRKGFILGELGKYQEAIECYDNALGIDPNYVIAWFNKGYTLKKLGKHQDAIKSYDKTLELDPKDDAAWFFKGDALKNLGRYQEALECFDKVLKIDPKHVDAWYNKGNTLEALARYYDAIKSYNMALKLDPTYSNVWVNKGIVFKDLGKYHEEIKCYDNALEVDSGNIYAWYNKGNAFGKLHKYSEAIESFDKVLEINSNNDEAWYLKGFSLEELGRHEEAVECYDKALQIDPNKAEAWYLKGFSLEEIGRHEEALESYNKALEIDPDHENAKIAKEKILSSES
- the upp gene encoding uracil phosphoribosyltransferase — encoded protein: MLKVVDHAVVQKNLTRIRDKNIDRVHFREGIIEIGRLMGYKYANTLEKKPVTVDTPLGTAEGIEIDAMKNIVVVSILRAAIPLVEGISHVFKEAEYGVIGAWRSEEPPFNAKIEYIKLPDLKNKIIIVADPMLATGHTLNAILSEIKKKGTPKKIVIFNVISAEHGIEKIFKNHPEVEIYTCSVDEKLNKDGYIVPGLGDVGDLCFGKPCL
- a CDS encoding tRNA (cytidine(56)-2'-O)-methyltransferase, yielding MKINVLRLDHRQKRDARITTHVCLTARAFGADGVILNGDEDTKLMENVRDVSKRWGGQFKVDYKKNYENLIDEWKNNGGEVVHLTMYGSQVHEVVSDIRKSPKDKLVVVGGSRVPTKVYKEADWNVSVTSQPHSEVSSLAVFLHMLFEGKELDKEFEGGKMKVIPTAEGKRVIINDNEEEKIE